From Bradyrhizobium erythrophlei:
GGACGAAGATTAGTCCCGCACGATTATCGCCGCCTGCAGCCTGGACAATTTGTCTTCAGTGATCCAAAAAGAGTGTTGCAAACACTATCGGCACTTGGCCGACGCCAGCCGTTTGCCGAATGTCCGCTCCGCGCCAGAAGTGGCCGTCCGCGAGACAATAAAAAACAAAAGGCCACGCGGGCATTACACCGCATGGCCTTTGCGAGACTGTCCCTCCAGGCCCTCCAGAGATTCCGTCTCGTGGCGCATAGTGTGCAGGTGGAGGTGCCTGTCTAGGGTGTGATGGATTTACCCACAGGTCTTACCAACGAACAGCCGCAACCAAGCCGTCCGCTTCAAACAGCGTCTTTGGCAACCTTTAGGGGTGACGCCCTGACCGACTTGCTGGCTGGCTTGGCCGCGAACTCCATGGGCTCTTTCGTGAATGGATTTACGCCGCTGCGGGCTTCAGTAGCAGGCTTGTTCACGACCGACATTTTGGCAAAGCCAGGAATGACGAACTCGCCGGATTCATTCAGTTCTTTATAGCCCACAGTCGCCATCTGCTCGATGACGGCCTTTACGTCTTCTTTGGAAACCTGCGTTTCCGTTGCAATTGCATCTATCAGCTGATTCTTGGTCATCTTGGCCATGATGGATTCCTTTGTAGAGGCTCAGGACAATTTAAAGCGCATGAACCACGCTGGGTGCGTCGCTCTGTTTGAAACGCGGCAAAGCCACGCAGTTCGGTTCTCGTTCATGCCTATGGCGATGAAGTCACCGGGCTTAAAACCTATCGCAGCCTAAAACGCAAGGAGCAGCTCGGCGTGTGTTCCTTACCTTGGCTTCTATGTACCAGCAGTGCTTGGTCGAGAATTCTGTTTGGAAGCGAGAGCACAGTCCGGCATCTGGGGATTGAGGTGCATGACGCTTTAAATATCGCTGAGCAGATCGAGCTCTAATCGTCGGCCACCGGCATCATGCCGGTGGTCGGTTGCGCGCCACAGCTGACATGCAAATCCGGCCCGTAAGCCGACATTGACCAGCCGGCGAGTTCTGGTCTCTCAGCGCCCAATGAACCGACACGGTGGACGGATTCTGCCGACAGACTCAGTCCGTAGCAGGCACGGAGTGATGCTCGTGCGCGATGCGCCAGTCGCCATCGACCTTGCGCAGGCCCACAGTCAGTCGGAACAGAAAGCCGTCCTTGTCTATGGGATTGCTGGACGAGTCAGGGCCGCACCACATAATGGCGACCGCGAAGGCGACGTCCGCGCCCGCGGTAACGGCGAGTTCCCGAAAGTCGAAGGCCGCACCGGGCTTGTGGTAACGGAAAAACAGATCCCAGGTCTGTTCGTAGGCTTCGATGCCCTTGCATTGAAGTGGCGGCGGCAAGTCGAACATCACCATGTCCCCCTCGTGGTGCGCAAGAATGGCGGGAAGATCGTGCCGGCGGACAGCGTCCGCCCAGCCCTCGAGAAGGGCTTTGATCCTAGCTTCTTCGGCGTTGGCCTGTTCAGGCATGGTTTGGACTCGCTGTTGCCACCCTAGGACGAACGAAGGCTGGCAAATCCGACAACCCGTCTGTGCAAGCCAGTGACGTTCACAGCGCCTGTTTAGGGAATTTAGGCCATTTGGCGCTTGGCCGTTGCCTTTGCGCCATTTTGGGACCTTCGCTGACGGAAGGGTTTCAGGTCATTCGCCGGTAACGGCCGCGCGCAGAAGGTTCGGAGCGCGAAATCCCATGGCCAAAGAAAACGAGGTACGTTGTCGGGAGCCGCGCGGCTCGTTCGTCCTCTGGATGCAACGCGTAAGAACCGAATACCTAACCATGAGAACAATCGTCGTAATCACACACATCACTCTCGACAGCGTCATGCAATCACCCCGAGCCTTCAAATGACCCCCACCATCACAGCCTTTGAACGGTCGCCCGACCGCGGCAAGGGACAGGCACGTGACATGCGTGTTCGTTGGGCGCTCGAAGAAGTGGGCCAACCTTACGACGTTCGTCTTGTTTCGTTCAGCGAGATGAAGGAACCCGTGCATCGTGCGCTTCATCCTTTCGGGCAAATTCCGACCTATGAAGTAGGCGATCTCGCCCTATTCGAGTCGGGGGCGATCGTGTTCCATATCGCGGAGCGCCATGTTGGCCTGTTGCCAGACGATGCGAATGCCCGGGCGCGCGCGATCACGTGGATGTTTGCCGCGCTTAGCACGCTGGAGCCGCCGATCGTTGATCGGGAAATCGCCACGCTCCTGGAGCGCGACGAGACCTGGCACAAGCAGCGCCTGCCTATCGTCGAGGATCGCATCCGTGACCGGCTGGGCGAACTTTCCGATCGCCTGGGTGATGCCGACTGGCTCGATGGTGCGTTTAGCGCCGGTGACCTTCTGATGGTGGCGGTGCTGCGCAGGTTGAACGGATCGAGGATACTGAACGAATATCCGAATCTCTCGGCCTATGTCGCTCGCGGCGAAGCGCGACCGGCCTTCAGGCGGGCCTTCGATGCTCAATTGGCGGTTTTCACCGCCGCATCGACCGGCTGATGAGGGCCGCAAGCAACCGGAATCTTGCGCGGCACGGCAAGGGACGAATTAGCAAACGAGAGCCACAAGCATGGCGCAGGAGACAAGCGAACGTCCCCTTCGGCCAACACCGGTCTTACGCGACGACGATCCCGTCCGCGCAATCTGCGGAAGCCCGTGCCAGGGGAGATGCGCCCATCAGGCAAGCAGACAAACTGCTCTGCGAGAGCAGGAACGAGCGGATGTGGGCGGACCGCGAGCCGATCGATCCATCGCCGACTGTCGACCGGGCTATCAATGGCGCCTATCCGTGGCTCGATATCGAATGTTCGCGCTGCAAGGCGGGCGCGCGATGTTGACCTCGCGGCCCTGTCTCATCGGCCGACGCCGTTCGTCCACCACCCGGCCAGCAGGCTCCGATGCAGCGAATATGTAAAGGCCGGCCGCCGACCGCCCGCCACGCTGCTGCAGCTGACGCAGCCGCGGCACCCCCCGCCGGAGAACTGAACTCCGGGATTTCGGCCGAGCCTCAGAGCGTTACACGATCAGATCGTGCTGCGCATGGGTAACGAGGGCACTTCGCGTGGAAGATCTCGGCGTGATCCCGTGCTGAACATTCCGCAGCAATCTCAGCCATCAGCGCGAGGGTACGAGCGATCCGGCAGGAGCCGGCGGTCGAGGTGCCGACGGTGATTGCACAGCCGATGACTGCGCCCGGGGCTGCGGCGGCTTATGCGGCGGCGGGATCGAGACCGCCTGCTGGGAGGCGGGCGGAGGCGGTGATGACATCTTCTGTCTGATGTCTTCCTCGACAGCCTGCAGTGCTGCAATGTTCTGAACCATTTGTTCTTGCTTCGCGGCGAGTTGGTCTACACTGCGCCGCACGACATCGAGATTGGACGCCAAGGGCTGAAGCTGCTGCACCGGGTCAGGGACAATTACAGCCGCGGCTGGCGACTTCGTCGTCGAAACCG
This genomic window contains:
- a CDS encoding HU family DNA-binding protein, which translates into the protein MAKMTKNQLIDAIATETQVSKEDVKAVIEQMATVGYKELNESGEFVIPGFAKMSVVNKPATEARSGVNPFTKEPMEFAAKPASKSVRASPLKVAKDAV
- a CDS encoding YybH family protein — encoded protein: MPEQANAEEARIKALLEGWADAVRRHDLPAILAHHEGDMVMFDLPPPLQCKGIEAYEQTWDLFFRYHKPGAAFDFRELAVTAGADVAFAVAIMWCGPDSSSNPIDKDGFLFRLTVGLRKVDGDWRIAHEHHSVPATD
- a CDS encoding glutathione S-transferase family protein: MTPTITAFERSPDRGKGQARDMRVRWALEEVGQPYDVRLVSFSEMKEPVHRALHPFGQIPTYEVGDLALFESGAIVFHIAERHVGLLPDDANARARAITWMFAALSTLEPPIVDREIATLLERDETWHKQRLPIVEDRIRDRLGELSDRLGDADWLDGAFSAGDLLMVAVLRRLNGSRILNEYPNLSAYVARGEARPAFRRAFDAQLAVFTAASTG